GTAAAGCTGTTTGGAAGTGCCCTAAGTGTGGTTATGAAGAGGAGGTTAGTGTTAGTAGTGCGAAGCTTGTTGAGAAGACGACATTAACCAGGAAGGATGATAAACCAATAGTACTAACAAAGTCTGGTGAGGAGGCTCTGCCTAAGGTTAAAAAGACATGCCCTAAGTGTGGTTATGAAGAGGCGTACTTCTGGGTTCAGCAGACGAGAGCTGCTGATGAACCACCAACCAGGTTTTATAAATGTGCTAGGTGTGGGTACGTTTGGCGTGAATATGAGTAGGCTTAAGCGTCGCTAAATAATACTGTTTTTGCTGAAGATGTAGA
This is a stretch of genomic DNA from Vulcanisaeta moutnovskia 768-28. It encodes these proteins:
- a CDS encoding transcription factor S, with the protein product MVLTKEGGKAVWKCPKCGYEEEVSVSSAKLVEKTTLTRKDDKPIVLTKSGEEALPKVKKTCPKCGYEEAYFWVQQTRAADEPPTRFYKCARCGYVWREYE